In Oryza sativa Japonica Group chromosome 2, ASM3414082v1, the following are encoded in one genomic region:
- the LOC4328264 gene encoding AIG2-like protein D produces MAAAAASHRVFVYGTLMAEEVVRVLIGRSPSSSPAVLPNHQRFSIKGRVYPAILPVDGKEVSGKVFKGITDRELNVLDIFEDEEYVKRTVEISLTDTSEKLLAYAYIWGNQDDPDLYGEWDFEEWKRVHLEDYVKMTQEFMEELEQLEPKTET; encoded by the exons atggcggcggcggcggcttcccaCCGCGTGTTCGTCTACGGGACGCTaatggcggaggaggtggtgcgCGTCCTCATCGGccgctcgccgtcctcctccccggccGTCCTCCCAAACCA CCAGAGGTTCAGCATCAAGGGGCGCGTTTACCCGGCGATTCTTCCCGTCGACGGCAAGGAGGTCTCAGGGAAG GTTTTCAAGGGCATCACTGACAGGGAGCTCAATGTGCTGGATATATTTGAAGATGAGGAGTATGTCAAGAGAACCGTTGAGATATCACTAACT GACACATCGGAGAAATTGCTTGCTTATGCATACATTTGGGGCAATCAGGATGATCCTGACCTCTATGGTGAATGGGACTTTGAG GAATGGAAAAGGGTGCACTTGGAGGATTATGTCAAGATGACACAAGAGTTCATGGAGGAACTGGAACAGCTCGAACCAAAGACCGAGACCTGA